Proteins encoded together in one Chitinophaga sp. LS1 window:
- a CDS encoding AraC family transcriptional regulator, translating into MEDTRGMMDKIRHHDKLAIALNENCAIQLPDDVKAILVKPHRLSFYYFQYMVKGSATFVADMQQFTVGDGGLVYGLPNQVFTKLPYDKNMQQYALSFDESTLMLLPGSYPFLVNPYNANTISFDEAAQQRVKNLLAGLFQLLHAPGKQKKSEVILAHLHAVLTEFNTAYFERYERKEVNTGSKLSKYIAFKLAVETNLSEQHDVQGIADRLALTSSTLYGIVKEFAGVSPKEWITNRLMLEAQRKLQYSKLSVKELAYELGFTDPRYFSRVFKKSTGKSVSTYLSELQDLSHN; encoded by the coding sequence ATGGAAGATACGAGGGGCATGATGGACAAAATCAGGCATCACGATAAATTAGCTATCGCGTTGAATGAAAACTGTGCTATCCAACTACCGGATGATGTGAAAGCAATTTTGGTAAAACCTCACAGACTCTCCTTTTACTATTTTCAATACATGGTGAAGGGGTCCGCCACTTTTGTGGCTGACATGCAGCAATTTACTGTTGGGGATGGCGGACTGGTCTACGGTTTGCCTAACCAGGTCTTTACCAAATTGCCTTACGATAAAAATATGCAGCAGTATGCGCTCTCTTTTGATGAAAGCACGCTGATGCTGTTGCCAGGTTCTTATCCATTCCTTGTCAATCCTTATAATGCCAATACTATCTCTTTTGACGAGGCTGCTCAGCAACGGGTAAAGAATCTTCTGGCCGGACTATTTCAGCTTTTGCATGCGCCTGGTAAACAGAAGAAGTCTGAAGTGATCCTTGCGCATTTGCATGCAGTACTGACTGAGTTTAATACCGCCTATTTTGAGCGGTATGAACGTAAGGAGGTGAACACCGGTTCCAAGTTATCAAAGTATATCGCCTTTAAATTGGCTGTAGAAACGAACCTGTCTGAGCAGCATGATGTGCAGGGTATTGCGGATAGACTCGCTTTAACTTCAAGCACCTTGTACGGTATTGTAAAGGAATTTGCAGGCGTTTCGCCCAAAGAGTGGATCACTAACCGGCTCATGCTGGAAGCACAGCGGAAATTACAATATTCAAAATTATCAGTGAAGGAACTGGCTTATGAGCTGGGCTTTACTGACCCCCGTTATTTCTCCCGTGTTTTCAAAAAGAGTACAGGGAAGAGTGTAAGCACCTATCTGTCCGAATTACAGGATTTGTCCCACAATTAA